In one window of Lynx canadensis isolate LIC74 chromosome B3, mLynCan4.pri.v2, whole genome shotgun sequence DNA:
- the CIB1 gene encoding calcium and integrin-binding protein 1 — MGGSGSRLSKELLAEYQDLTFLTKQEILLAHRRFCELLPQEHRSTEESLHTRVSLEQILSLPELKANPFKERICRVFSTSPARDSLSFEDFLDLLSVFSDTATPDLKSHYAFRIFDFDDDGTLNREDLSQLVNCLTGPGEDTQLSASEMKQLIDNILEESDIDRDGTINLSEFQHVISRSPDFASSFKIVL; from the exons ATGGGGGGCTCGGGCAGTCGCCTGTCCAAGGAGCTGCTGGCCGAGTACCAG GACTTGACGTTCCTGACCAAGCAGGAGATCCTCCT AGCCCACAGGAGGTTTTGTGAGCTGCTTCCCCAGGAGCACCGGAGCACGGAGGAGTCACTGCACACACGAGTGTCCTTGGAGCAGATCCTCAGCCTTCCAGAGCTCAAG GCCAACCCCTTCAAGGAGCGAATCTGCAGAGTCTTCTCCACATCGCCAGCGAGGGACAGCCTGAGCTTCGAGGACTTCCTGGACCTCCTCAGTGTGTTCAGTGACACAGCGACTCCAGACCTCAAGTCCCACTATGCCTTCCGCATCTTCG ACTTCGATGATGATGGAACCCTGAACCGAGAAGACCTGAGCCAGCTCGTGAACTGCCTCACGGGCCCGGGCGAGGACACGCAGCTTAGTGCTTCAGAGATGAAACAACTCATTGACAAC ATCCTGGAAGAGTCCGACATCGATCGGGATGGTACCATCAACCTCTCAGAGTTCCAGCACGTCATCTCCCGCTCACCAGACTTCGCCAG CTCCTTTAAGATTGTCCTGTGA